The proteins below are encoded in one region of Dioscorea cayenensis subsp. rotundata cultivar TDr96_F1 chromosome 18, TDr96_F1_v2_PseudoChromosome.rev07_lg8_w22 25.fasta, whole genome shotgun sequence:
- the LOC120282806 gene encoding uncharacterized protein LOC120282806, with translation MEKEKEPQIEFIVSPIKESKPTPSVEKKMPPLVKEYVPCLLYPSRMKNDHIDEQFKRFLDLLKQFHIHVPFMKALSQIPKYAKFLKDLLTNQQKLEEVTTVTLSERSSVLLHNQLPRKQKDQRSFTILCNIGDLGDEKALADLGASINVMSFTMFRKLGLCDLNQTKMTLQLASDSIRHPRRIINDVLVKVDKFIFPVDFVILDADEDVEVPLILGRLFLATFKALIDVSKGKMTLRVGDEKVIFALSDAMKRPSTFDDTCYYIDGTESLVDECVRETLHKEPFEESLDGPHIEETTSLFKPAIIEEST, from the coding sequence atggagaaagaaaaagagccACAAATTGAATTTATTGTTAGTCCGATAAAGGAAAGCAAACCTACTCCAAGTGTTGAGAAGAAAATGCCACCACTAGTGAAGGAGTACGTTCCCTGTCTCCTTTATCCCTCAAGGATGAAGAATGATCATATAGATGAACAATTCAAGAGATTTTTGGACTTGTTAAAGCAATTTCACATCCATGTACCGTTTATGAAAGCCTTGTCCCAAATTCCAAAGTATGCTAAATTTCTCAAGGATCTATTAACAAACCAACAGAAACTTGAGGAGGTAACGACGGTGACATTGAGCGAAAGGAGCTCGGTTTTGCTTCACAACCAACTACCGAGGAAGCAAAAAGATCAAAGGAGTTTTACTATTCTTTGTAACATTGGTGATTTGGGTGATGAAAAAGCTCTAGCGGATTTAGGTGCTAGCATTAATGTAATGTCATTCACCATGTTTAGGAAACTGGGACTATGTGACCTTAATCAGACTAAGATGACATTGCAACTAGCGAGCGACTCCATCAGACATCCTAGAAGAATCATAAATGATGTTTTGGTTAAGGTTGACAAGTTtatttttcctgtagattttgtaaTTCTAGATGCAGACGAGGATGTTGAAGTACCTCTCATACTTGGTAGGCTATTCCTAGCCACCTTCAAAGCCCTCATTGATGTTAGTAAAGGTAAAATGACACTTAGGGTTGGGGATGAGAAAGTTATTTTTGCTTTATCTGATGCAATGAAacgtccctctacttttgatgaTACATGCTATTACATTGATGGAACTGAGTCACTTGTGGATGAATGTGTGCGGGAGACGTTGCATAAAGAGCCTTTCGAGGAGTCCTTGGATGGCCCTCACATTGAAGAGACCACCTCGTTGTTTAAACCTGCCATTATTGAGGAGAGCACGTAA
- the LOC120282804 gene encoding uncharacterized protein LOC120282804 produces the protein MASQVGEKYRNGAEVYNGDALCKKKSIELLEELGLPNRLFPLEDIEEFGFNRSEGFIWLLQKKKKDHNFKKIKRSVSYAQEVTSFVEKGEMKKITGVKTKELMLWLSVIEMYIEDPSSGKITFKTGTGLSDNFPTSAFQLD, from the exons atggcctcccaagttgGTGAGAAGTATCGCAATGGTGCAGAGGTCTACAATGGAGATGCACTCTGCAAGAAGAAATCCATTGAGTTGTTAGAAGAACTTGGCCTTCCAAATAGGCTCTTCCCTCTTGAGGACATTGAAGAGTTTGGATTTAACCGCAGCGAAGGCTTCATTTGGCTCcttcaaaaaaagaa GAAGGACCACAATTTCAAGAAAATTAAGAGATCGGTGTCATATGCTCAAGAAGTCACCTCTTTTGTTGAAAAAGGTGAGATGAAGAAGATAACTGGAGTGAAGACCAAAGAGCTTATGTTATGGCTCTCCGTCATTGAGATGTACATTGAGGACCCTTCTTCTGGGAAGATCACCTTCAAAACCGGCACCGGGCTCTCTGACAACTTCCCAACTTCTGCTTTTCAACTTGATTAG
- the LOC120282805 gene encoding uncharacterized protein LOC120282805, whose translation MYCRGVIALKASVLQSFSYLLASISSQESIHIETHTVASQTIQSYRNGADIYNGDAFCKKKAIQLLKEIGLPNGLFPLDDIEEFGYNHEAGFVWLIQKKKKDHTFKKIKRAVSYAPEVTAFNEKGKMKKMTGVKMKELMLCLSIVDMYIDDPASKKITFKTGTSLSDSFPVSAFEFEE comes from the exons ATGTATTGTAGAGGAGTAATAG CACTCAAAGCATCCGTTCTCCAAAGCTTCTCTTATTTACTAGCTTCCATCAGCTCTCAAGAATCAATTCATATAGAAACTCACACAGTGGCATCACAGACCATCCAGAGCTACCGCAATGGCGCGGATATATACAATGGAGATGCTTTCTGCAAGAAGAAAGCTATCCAACTGCTCAAAGAGATTGGTCTTCCAAATGGTTTGTTTCCACTGGATGACATTGAAGAGTTTGGATATAACCACGAGGCAGGGTTTGTCTGGTTgattcaaaagaagaagaaggaccaTACATTCAAGAAGATCAAAAGAGCGGTGTCATATGCTCCTGAGGTGACTGCCTTTAATGAGAAGggtaagatgaagaagatgaccgGAGTGAAGATGAAAGAACTCATGCTTTGCCTCTCTATAGTTGATATGTATATCGACGATCCTGCCTCCAAGAAGATCACCTTCAAGACTGGCACTAGTCTTTCAGATAGCTTCCCTGTGTCCGCATTCGAGTTTGAAGAGTAG
- the LOC120281788 gene encoding uncharacterized protein LOC120281788 — MASPTIQSYCNGTEIHNGDDLYKKKSIQLLEEIGLPNGLFPLNDIEEFGYNREAGFLSLIQKKKKDHTFKKIKRAVSYAPEVTAFVEKGKMKKMTGVKTKELMLWLSVVEKYIEDPSSKKITFKTGTGLSDSFLVSAFELEE; from the coding sequence ATGGCATCTCCGACGATTCAGAGCTACTGCAATGGCACCGAGATACACAATGGAGATGATCTCTACAAGAAGAAATCCATTCAACTGCTCGAAGAGATCGGTCTTCCAAATGGTTTATTTCCATTGAATGACATTGAAGAGTTTGGATATAACCGCGAGGCAGGATTTCTCTCGTTgattcaaaagaagaagaaggaccaTACCTTCAAGAAGATCAAAAGAGCAGTGTCATATGCTCCTGAGGTGACTGCATTTGTTGAGAAAggtaagatgaagaagatgactgGTGTGAAGACAAAAGAACTCATGCTTTGGCTTTCTGTTGTTGAGAAGTACATCGAGGATCCTTCTTCTAAGAAGATCACTTTCAAGACTGGCACTGGCCTTTCTGATAGCTTCCTGGTTTCGGCATTTGAACTTGAAGAATAA